The Oryzomonas sagensis genome window below encodes:
- the mscL gene encoding large-conductance mechanosensitive channel protein MscL, protein MSMMKEFKEFAVKGNVVDMAVGIVIGAAFGKIVSSFVGDIIMPPIGVLLGGVDFSSLSIIVREAVEKKPAVLINYGKFFQTIIDFTIIAFAIFMVVKAINSLRKKEAAAPPAPSKEEILLTEIRDLLKEKK, encoded by the coding sequence ATGAGCATGATGAAAGAGTTCAAGGAGTTCGCCGTAAAAGGGAATGTGGTCGATATGGCCGTAGGTATTGTCATAGGTGCCGCATTCGGCAAGATTGTATCATCCTTCGTGGGCGATATAATCATGCCCCCGATCGGTGTCCTGCTGGGCGGAGTCGATTTTTCCAGTCTGTCGATCATTGTCAGGGAAGCCGTGGAGAAAAAACCGGCAGTGCTTATCAACTACGGCAAGTTTTTCCAAACTATCATCGATTTCACGATAATTGCTTTTGCCATATTTATGGTGGTAAAAGCTATTAATTCGCTGAGAAAAAAAGAAGCGGCGGCGCCTCCGGCACCATCCAAGGAAGAAATATTGCTCACCGAAATAAGGGACCTGCTCAAGGAAAAAAAATAG